In Fragaria vesca subsp. vesca linkage group LG1, FraVesHawaii_1.0, whole genome shotgun sequence, the sequence NNNNNNNNNNNNNNNNNNNNNNNNNNNNNNNNNNNNNNNNNNNNNNNNNNNNNNNNNNNNNNNNNNNNNNNNNNNNNNNNNNNNNNNNNNNNNNNNNNNNNNNNNNNNNNNNNNNNNNNNNNNNNNNNNNNNNNNNNNNNNNNNNNNNNNNNNNNNNNNNNNNNNNNNNNNNNNNNNNNNNNNNNNNNNNNNNNNNNNNNNNNNNNNNNNNNNNNNNNNNNNNNNNNNNNNNNNNNNNNNNNNNNNNNNNNNNNNNNNNNNNNNNNNNNNNNNNNNNNNNNNNNNNNNNNNNNNNNNNNNNNNNNNNNNNNNNNNNNNNNNNNNNNNNNNNNNNNNNNNNNNNNNNNNNNNNNNNNNNNNNNNNNNNNNNNNNNNNNNNNNNNNNNNNNNNNNNNNNNNNNNNNNNNNNNNNNNNNNNNNNNNNNNNNNNNNNNNNNNNNNNNNNNNNNNNNNNNNNNNNNNNNNNNNNNNNNNNNNNNNNNNNNNNNNNNNNNNNNNNNNNNNNNNNNNNNNNNNNNNNNNNNNNNNNNNNNNNNNNNNNNNNNNNNNNNNNNNNNNNNNNNNNNNNNNNNNNNNNNNNNNNNNNNNNNNNATGAATTTATATAGGGAGTATGGACGAGTGTAAATACATACATATATTATAGAGTCTGAGAGGCTCGATATTTTATGGGATAAAGGTTTTATCGCTTGCAGCATGCATTCGATTTTTCCTTAGAAATTAATTTGGGGAAACATAAATATTTTAATTATTAATTTATTTTTGTCCACTCACTCTAACGTTATTAAATGTTTTCCCCTGGGTCCCTTCGTTTTAAATTGCCCAGTCTGCAGAGTTCGGGTTGGATCTAGTAGGAGATGAGGCATAGTCACCCGCTTTTCGGCCAGTTTTCATCAGTAGGTTACCTGTTCAACCTACTTGTGTTTTCTTGCTTCCGCTTGTGTTTAGTAGCTCTGAATACTTTAGAATTTTTGTATATTATGTAAAGTTCAGAAGTGTAATATGAAATTTTCGACTTAGGGTTGTCCATCTGCAAGGGAGATTTTGCTTAATCTTTTCAGTAAATTTTCCTTGGAGGTGGTCCCCGCACGACTTACTCTGGGTTTCAGGGTGAAATTCGGGGTGGGTCGTGTCACAGACCCCATTGTACCATGGGTGTAATGTAACTGTCTTGGGTGCCATCATTGAACAAATTAAAACCAAAGTTGACAGCAATTGGTCGAATGTGTCATTTAACCGTAACTTGGTGAACATAAAGAAATTGCTTCCTCCAGGAAACAACTTTCCCAACAGCTTTGATAAGGTACAGAGTATGTTGAAAGATCTTGGCCTCGGTTATGAGAATATCGACGCATGCAAGAATAACTGTGTTTTGTTTTATGGAGTCATCAACAAAGACCTGGATTACTGTCCAGTGTGCAAAGCATCGAGGTGGAAGTCATCATCTTCTTCATCTAAGAAGAAAAGGATTCCAAAGAAGGTGCTTCGTTATTTCCCATTGATTCCTAGGTTGAAGCGTATGTACATGTCTTCAGACACTTCAGAAAAGATGAGATGGCACGGGGTAACGAGGAAAAATGATGACACTTTCAGACACCCTGCAGATGGGGAGGCTTGGAAATCATTTGACATATCATTTCTTGATTTTGCAGCAGACATTCGAAGTGTAAGACTTGGACTTGCAACAGACGGGTTTAATCCTACCGGAAACATGAATTTGTCTTATAGTATTTGGCCTGTTATTGTTGTGGTGTACAACCTACCTCCATGGATGTGTATGAAGAAGGAATTTAGTATGCTGACTTTGTTAATTCCAGGTCGTTATTCTCCAGGAAAATGTCTTGATGTGTACATGAGACCATTGATTGATGAGTTAAAAGAATTATGGGAAAATGGCGTCCCTACTTTTGACTGGTATAGTCAAACTTCATTCAGGATGAAAGCAGCAGTGGTTTGGACCATTAGTGATTTTCCTGGATACGGGATGTTGTCGTCTCAAACCACTAAAGGTTACAAGGCTTGCCCAATCTGCTTAGGAGACCTAAATGCTAGTTGGCACGCTGGAAAGGTGTGTTACTTGGGGAGTCGTACAGGGCTTCCGGAAGATCATCCATGGCGATTTGATGCGGCTTCATTCGATGGGAAGCAAGAGTTTGGTTTAAAACCCCAAGAGCGGTCTGGTGAGTGGATTTTGGACATGTTGAACTCTTTTGATTTCGGACGTCTTAGCAGTGATCCTGATGTGTTAGCTCGGAATCCAAAACGTCCTTCTAGATTGGAGAACTGGACGCACAAGAGTATATTTTTTGAATTGCCTTACTGGAAGAAATTGAGAATAAGGCATTGCCTTGATGTCATGCATATAGAGAAGAATGTTTGTGACAGCATTGTGGGAACAGTTTTCGGGTTTAAAGATAAGACTAAGGACACTATGAAGGCGCGTAAAGATCTTCAACTCATGAACATACGCCCTCACTTATGGCTAACAACGTCGGGGTCAAAGCCTCTTGCACATTACAGGATTAATCCGGCTAATGAGAAGAAAGTTTTCAAATGGTTTGAAGCTATTAAGTATCCCCATGGTTATGCAGGAAATATATCTCGATGTGTAAAAGTGGGGGAGAATAAGCTATTTGGATTAAAGACTCATGACTGTCATATCATGCTACAACGTCTTTTTCCAGTGGTAATTCGACCATATTTGCGTCCTGATGTGGTATAGAGCCGTTAGTAGCGGTGTCTAGATTCTTTCAGAAGTTATGTGCTAGAGAGCTAAAGAAGTCAGATGTCCTTGGATTAAAAGAGGACATTATCTACATCATGTGCAAGTTGGAGCGGATTTTCCCGCCTGCTTTCTTCGACATCATGATTCACCTCATGATCCACCTACCAGAACAAGCGCTGCTTACTAGTCCAGTACACTATACCTGGATGTTCCCACAAGAAAGGTACATCTCACACTTTTATCGCCAGTTTACATTTACATTTTATTGTTTGCACAATAATAACATCGTAAATTTTAGACAACTTGGGGAGTACAAAAAATATGTCGGCAATAGAGGAAAACCAGAAGGGTCAATAGCGAACGCATACCTCTTAAATGAGTGTGTAACTTACTGCGACTTATATCATAGTAACACAACCGAGGCGGAGTCATCCACAAACGTCTTCAATCTTTCAGTTGTTTCAGAAGTTGTACGATCATTTGGTAACTTACCAAATTCGTACAAGTTAACAAAAGCTGAACTCCGTGAAGCTCATTGGTGCGTGTTGGACCACTGCTCTGAGGTTGACTACTACAAAAAGAAACATTTGGAATTAATCATAGCAAGACAACCATATAGAGCTGAAGAGATGCACAAGAGAACTTTTCCTGATTACTTTCTTAATTGGGTAAGTTCAATCTCCATTTTATTATTTATTGGTGATATTGTTTACATAGTCCCATCACTTATGAGTTATTCATTATTTCTTTTTCAGATGGAAAAACTCCTACGAGAGAACAACACTGATTACTCCTAGGAGTTGCACAATTTGGCATGTAAGCCGCAACATCACAGTGTACATGGGGGGTGTTTTGTTAACGGTGTTAAGTTTGTGACGTTCTACCGGGATGAAGAGCGGGTCACTCAAAACTATGGGGTCATGGTAGAGGGGGATGAAATTTGCTACTACGGGATCATATTATCCGTTGTCGAATTATTATATGGAGCTGGTATGCCAGTTGTGTTGTTCAAGTGTAAATGGTTCAACACTGACCCAAGTTTACCGAGGAGTACGAAGATGGATCATGGATTTTTATCAGTGAATACATCCACAAGCTGGTATGAGAGTGAGCCGTTTATTCTTGCCACCATGGCAAAACAAGTGTTTTATCTTGATAATCCGAAAGAGGGTGGGGATTGGAAAGTGGTAAATGTGATGTCTCACCGAAACATATGGAGTGCATCTACGCTTGAAGGGGATGCAGAAGGAGCATGTGATGAAGAAGAGGCACCAGAACCATATCAAGAAGAGTTAAGCAGTTATATTCCAGATACACAGACTATTCGCATCAACAATGACCCCCACTACGTACACGGGAATGCGTTCATTACAATTCCTGGATCTCAAGTTCCACATGTTGACAATGAGGAGGATGAAGATGAGAACGAAGATGAAGAGCTGCATTATGAGGAGGATGAAGAGGAAGACGAAGAGGATGATGATACGGAGGATGAGGATTATGATGTCAATGACGTCTGACTGATGTTAATTTCTTTTAATGAGTGGTATTTTTTAATATGACATAAATTGAGTGTGTAATACTTTAAACTCAAGGTTTTTTTATTAATAGGTTTTTTTATTAATATGAAATTAAAGCTGACGACTACAAGTGATAAAGGCTATAAGAGCAAATAAACCCTAAAGCAACTAACATCAAAGCCTAAAAGCCCATGGAATAAAAGAAAACCAAATCCAAAACAAACTATTAAAAATAATACCTGAAAAGAAGTAAATCTGCATTTTGAAAGCTTAAACGGACTCGGATGGCCTAAAAAGCCCATATGTCGTGGCGAAGCGACGAGTTTGGTTCGTTGGGCCGTTCCGCTTCCAGAAATGTATCATAATAGTCAATCGGACACTGAATGCCAAATCTAGAGCAAACCGGGTTTAGACTTGTTTCGATCGATCTGCTCTTCAATCTTTATCGCCATCTGTTCTATATATAACACTCTTTAATTTATAATTTCTTTAATGATATTTGTATTGTATTGTCAAATGTATTTTTTAGGAAAAAAAGAAAAATCCTTGTATCAAAACTATTTCTTGAGCTGGAGATACCTCATTATTTCCAAAACTTCTATGGAAATCTAAACTTTTTAGGTTTTCGTCGACTAAGTCCCAAAATTTGAAAATGGTAGAAAGAAATTTGGTTCACTTAGATGACGAAAATTCATGGTTTCGTCACCTAACTTCTTAATATTTGGCGGGTCAAACTTCCGCCAATTTTTTTGGCCAAACTTTGTATTTCACTTAAGTGACGAGTTTGGCTGTTTTCGTGGGCTTAATTTCTTGTAATAAACCCAAATCCAGGTTATACTCGTTGTCTCCTCATGCTTGCTCTGAAATCCCTAATTCAATTCTGTCGCCTCTCCTCCTCCACATCACCAACTCCTCCTCCACATCGCCGTCGCCTCTGCTCCTCCACGCCGCCTCCTCCCATATCAACGTCGATTCCAATCGGCCTCTCCTGCGCCCACATCGACATCGCCTCCACATCACTGTCTCCTCCCTTGCTCCACATCCACTATGCCGCCGACTAGTGGGAAGAGGAAGAGACAGGCGGAACAGTCTCAACGACTGATGCAGGAGGTAGCCCAGCAATATCGACGCCCCACAGAAGTCCCCTCGCGGCCTATGGCGCTTCCGTCAAGTTCGGCACCTCCTCTCCCTCCACCACTGCCCGTCGTCGACGAACCTTCCCCAGATGATCATCGGACTGGCCAGTTGTCTGCTAAGATCAGCATTCGGCGCAAACCGCGGCCTGAAGGAGGTAATGATTGAGTTTTTGTTTTTGTTCTCTAATGTTGAAGTTGGAAGCCGATTCGGCACTTTCTTCTGTCTTATTTTTGTTGTTGATTCGCTTTCACTGATATTATGTCAATTGAGGCCTTAACAGAAAATGCATTTGAACTTTGTTAGTGTGCAATCCAAGTTTGTGTTTTAGAAAGAAAAAAAAATTTAGCTCTAGATTTGTAGGAATAGACGATTGATTCATTTTGTCAATGTCTAACAATATTACCATGTAATACTGATATCAGTATCACTTCTAGCTAGCTTTGATTATTGATAGTGATAGTAAGTAGTGATAGTTTCTTAGCAACAAATGTATTTGTTTAAATTTTGAGGTGGCTAGTTATTGCAAACCATTATCTATATATGTTGCATACATCCTGTTACTTCCAACTTATATGCAGAGGTAGTCCGATCCGGCGCGATTATGTTTGAATTGACCGGCCCCTGAGCATCATTGAGGTCGATCTCTTAGATGGCTTACCGAATATTTCATTTGTTTCACTTAACCAATTCCTAAACTTAGTTGATTTGCTTTTGACTGGTGCTTGTGTTTGGCCATCCTTTTTGTTTGGTTATTTTGGCATGTGGTAATAGGCTTCTTTATTTTAACTCTGTGTGTTGCTGCTACTGACCCTCCTATTGCCCTAATATGAATAAGAATTAAATTCAGTTTACCCCCATGAGGTTTGGGTGTAACTTCATGTTAATCCCTATATTTTCAATTTCATCAGTTTACCCCTCAAACTTTTGAATTTTCCTCAAGCATGACCAATGTCTTACATTTTGTCCAAATCGGACGTTAACTGCTGATAATTTTAACCTTAACTGTGAGGCCGGTATCTAGAATTTGGGCAAATTGGACCTTATTTGTCCAAATCGAACCTTAACTGCTGATAATTAACAGTCAATTCAAACGGAATATGAGAATTTAGGCACGGCATATAGAAATTGAAGAGTTCAAGGGGTAAAATGATGAAAATAAAAGTGTAGAGACTAACATGAAGTCACCCCCAAACCACAAGGGGGTAAACTGAATTTAATTCTATGAATAATTATGTGTTGCTGGTATGGTATGTCTCATCCAGGTTGATTAATTTTATCTTTTTTTGTTTTTTTGCAGCACCTCCCCCTAAAACCAAGACAGGGGTGGTGAAAGGCTTAAAAGTGGAGGAGATAGTCAAGAGGACTGGACAAAAGATTAAAGTTACTTGGGACGATTTCTGCCATGGTCCGAAGAGTAAAGAGTTAAGCAGCATGTTGACACACGATGTCGGCCACATTATACGGGACGAAATTTCCATGGTGGCTCCAACTTGGGGTGACACTACCGATGATGAGCAAAAGAAGCTGCCCACTAAACTCTTTGTAAGGACTTTTTCTGTTGTTCATGTGTTCACTCAATGCTTAATTAGTTGTAGAAATATGAGATAAATAATGGTGTTCATTTTTTAACAGATCTTTTATGAGTTTGATGTTGATGATAAGCTCATGTGGAAGTGGTTGGACGACAAGGCTAAAAATGTGTACAAAAACTGGAAGTGCACTATAAATACAATTAGGAAGGAAAACCCAGGGAAGATCCCAGAAGAGTTTGAACACCAGCTGGATGAGTGGAACTGGCTCCTCAAACACTTCGAGTCTGATGGATTCACGGTATATTACTTTCATTTTATAACTAACTGTTGCTACTGAAAGTTTGTTAGTTTATTCAAAAGTTTGTTGGTTTAATCAAAAGGATTAGTTTCTCCCTTAGTATTCAGTGTTCATTTTGTGTACTTATACATGTATGTGTAGTTGGCTATTGTTAGTTGGTGCCTTTGTTGTTTTGTCTTTGTTGTGTTTCTGACCATTTGATTTTTGGAAAACCAGTTTCTTGGTTCTTTTTTTTCTTTGCCATATTTGAAATCGGTAAAAAAATAAAATTGATGCCAAGGACTCAATTGAAATTGTGGCTTTTGCATGTCCTTTTCTAATGCTGACTGACATATTTCTGAAACAAATTGTAGGAGGCTATAGTTTCTTGAGTTCTTGATTAATTAGTATCATACCAGCAGTATGAATGTGATGATCTAAACAAATTAAGGCTTTAGTTTTTTCTTTGCTGCTGTACAAGGTAGATTAAGGTATAAGTATATTACTTGCATTTTCTCTAGGTACAAGTATATATATTCCACTGATTACTACAGCAGTTTCTCTAGGTACAAGTATATATTACTTACATTACTACAACAGTTTCTCTGGGTACAAGTATATATCTGGGTTTTGCATAACTACTGTTCATTTGGTCAGTTTTGTGTTTGTGGTTTTTGATGATTAAGCTTGATGTTAATAACCATAGTGTTAATACGATGAAATTACAGAGAAGATTGGCTGCAAACAAGAGTAACCGGGACAAGAAGACATTGCACCACCACACCGGGGCGAGGGCTTTCATCTACAACGCGAAGGAATTGAAGGACAAGGGGGAACACCTCTATTTTATTAAAAGTTACTCACAGGCGTATGACTCAGCTCACAACCTAAAAGCAGCTGAAAATGAAGTAAGTGATTTACTTCCTGCCTTTGCATTACTTCCTGCCAAGCTATTACTTCCTACCTTTGCATTACTTCCTGCCTTTGCATCACATAATGTAGGATAGAATATTACTAATTGTATCACATTACTAATTGGAATTGTATCACTCTTGCCTTTGCAAACTAATTCACATAATGTAGGATAGAATATTGTATCACATTACTAATTCATATAATGTAATTCATATATTGTATCACATTACTAATTCATATTACACTGCTGCCCTTGCAAACTAATTCATATAATGTAAGATAAAATATTGTATCATATTACTTCCTGCCTTTGCATTTTTCTTGGTCTCTTTGCTGGAAGCCAACTTATTCTAGATGGGTTAATAATGCTAGATGAAAGCTTATGATTATGACTCTTAGCAATTCTATATATTACTGCCCTTAAAAGTCTATTCTCCATATTAATTGTTTTTGTAAAACATATTCTTTTGTTAGGCTAAATTGATGGAGAAGGTTGATGAGATCCGTGACAATGTGAGGAAGGAATACCCTAACATTCCGGAAGAAGATATTGATATTCATTTTGACCAACAAACTCAGGCGATCGTGTTTGAAAAAGCATTTGGACATAGAAACATGAATGAGATCTGGGGTATGGGACTAGTAGGTAGTTATGGTTTGAGTCAAGGGCCCGATAAGAGCTGCAATTCACGTTCCCAACGAGCTGCACTTGTTGATATTGCTGTGGAGGAAGCCCGAAAGGCCAAGGAGGAAGCCCGGAAAGCCAATGAGGAAGCCCGAAAAGCCAAGGAAGAGAACATACAAATCATGGCACGTCTTCAACAATGTGAGCAGTTTCTCTTCACCAAATTCGGCGTATGCCAGCCAGCAGTCCCACCCCAGGAGCAGCCCAATGATGATGATCATGATGATGGAGGCATTGATTCAATAGACATTACTCCATAGTCACTACTTGAGTTTCTAGTATATATTTTGTATGAACAAGCTAGCTGCTAGTCTCTATATTGATCAAGTACAGTTGATGAGTTTGTATATGAACTAGATGATTATATATATATATATATATAGATATTATTTTTGCCCCAGGTGCTTTGGCCAATAGTGGGTTTTTGAAATATTGAGTCTTTTTTTTTTAATTTATTTATGTTAATATTAAATGTGATATTAATAATTTTTAATGATTAAATTTAATAAAAATAAATAGCACTAAGGTGACGAAAGTTTAACTTTCGTGGCCT encodes:
- the LOC101297093 gene encoding uncharacterized protein LOC101297093, translating into MLKDLGLGYENIDACKNNCVLFYGVINKDLDYCPVCKASRWKSSSSSSKKKRIPKKVLRYFPLIPRLKRMYMSSDTSEKMRWHGVTRKNDDTFRHPADGEAWKSFDISFLDFAADIRSVRLGLATDGFNPTGNMNLSYSIWPVIVVVYNLPPWMCMKKEFSMLTLLIPGRYSPGKCLDVYMRPLIDELKELWENGVPTFDWYSQTSFRMKAAVVWTISDFPGYGMLSSQTTKGYKACPICLGDLNASWHAGKVCYLGSRTGLPEDHPWRFDAASFDGKQEFGLKPQERSGEWILDMLNSFDFGRLSSDPDVLARNPKRPSRLENWTHKSIFFELPYWKKLRIRHCLDVMHIEKNVCDSIVGTVFGFKDKTKDTMKARKDLQLMNIRPHLWLTTSGSKPLAHYRINPANEKKVFKWFEAIKYPHGYAGNISRCVKVGENKLFGLKTHDCHIMLQRLFPVVIRPYLRPDVV